In Longimicrobiales bacterium, the sequence GGCCCGCATGGTCGGTGTGCGACGGCACGGCCCTCCGCGCGACGCGCTGCTCGGGCTTGCCGCGCCGTTCATGGTGGTCCTCACGCTCGCGCTCTGGGTTCTACTGCTCGTGATCGGCTTCGCACTGATCTACCTGCCCCACGTGCAGTCATTCCTGTTCTCGCCCGGCGGTCTCCGGACTCCCTGGTGGGAAGCGCTCTACTACAGCGGCTACACCGCCGCGACGCTCGGTCTCGGTGACATGGTCCCGGACCTGACGGGCCTGCGCCTGCTCACCGTCCTCGAGGCGTTCACGGGATTCGCCCTGCTGTCGGTCTCCGTCACCTACATGCTGGCCGTCTACCGCGAGCTCATCGCGAAGCGCTCCCTCGCCTCCGACATTGCGGGCTATTTCCGGACGGGCGTAACTCAGGTGCGCCACTTCATGAGTGGCGAGGGCCGCAACGAGGTTGCGCGCTGGACTGAGGACATCACGAGTTCGCTGCTGCACGTGATGGAGGCACACTTCCAATACCCGGTGCTGCACTACTACCGCTCCAGCGACCCCGATCGGGCGCTGCCGCTCCAGCTGGCACCGCTGCTCAGGACCTTCGGCGATGACAGTCCGCGGCAGGACCCGGTGGAGCATCATCCCTCCCTGCGTTCAATGCGCGATGCGGTCCGCGTGTATCTGATGACCGTGGAGGACGTGTTCATTCCGCGGCGGTTTCATGCCGCAGTGGACTCCGGTGACAGCGTGGAGCGTGCGCATCGTCGGCTGCTGTCGTATATGGCATACGACCCCGAGGCGCAGGACGTCTAGAGCGACAGACCGATCCGCACGAGGACAGCGAACATGAAGCCACACGACCACGGACACGATGCGAAACCGCCTGCCGAGCCGGGCTATCCCGCGCATCCGGAGGTGAGGCATCCGCCCGAACACCTGACGGGCTCGGACGCGGACGTCCACGCGGAGCACGCCGCGGATCATGGCGCTGCGGACCACGCGGCCATGGATCACACCGACCATGCCGCGATGGACCACGCGGACCACTCCGCCATGGATCCCAATGACCGCGCGGCCATGGGCCACGGCGGGCATGGAGCTCACGACAAGCACGAGGGCCACAGCGTCGAGATGTTCCGCAGCAAGTTCTGGATCAGTCTGCTGCTGACGATCCCGACGATCATCTGGGGCCACATGCTGGCCGACCTCACCGGTTATCAGCCGCCGCATTTCACGGGCTCACACTGGATCGCGCCGCTGTTCGGTACGCTGGTGTTCGTGTACGGCGGGCGCGTGTTTATTGCCGGCGCCGTGCGCGAGCTGAAAGACCGGTTGCCGGGCATGATGACACTCATCTCGCTCGCGATCACGGTCGCGTTCGTGTTCAGTGCCGCGGTGACGCTCGGCTTCGACGGCATGCCGTTGTGGGAGGAGCTGGCGACGCTCGTCACCATCATGCTGCTCGGCCACTGGATGGAGATGCGCTCCATCCAGCAGGCGAGCGGTGCATTGAACGAGCTGGCGAAGCTGCTGCCGGCGACGGCGTCACGTGTTGTGGATGGCGGCACCGAGGACGTACCGGTCGATGCGCTGCGCGCAGGGGATGTGGTCCTCATCCGTCCGGGGGCCCAGGTCCCCGCCGATGGCGTCGTCATCGAGGGCCGGAGCTCCGTGAACGAGTCGATGATCACGGGCGAGTCCCGGACAGTTGACAAGGTCGAGGAGAGCGAAGTGATCGCCGGCACCGTGAACGGCGCGGGTTCGTTGCGCGCTCGCGTGACGGGGACCGGCGATACGACGAAGCTCGCGGGGATCATGCGGCTGGTGTCGCAGGCGCAGACGTCGCGCAGCCGTGCGCAGGCGCTCGCGGACCGGGCCGCGTTCTGGCTGACGATGATCGCGCTGGGTGCGGGTGCAGTCACGCTCGTCGTGTGGCTGCTGGCCGGTGCAACGGGTGCGTTCACCATCGAACGTGTCGTTACCGTGCTCGTCATCGCGTGCCCACACGCGCTCGGCCTCGCCATCCCGCTCGTCGTCGCGATATCGACGACAATCGGTGCGCGCAACGGTCTGCTCGTCCGCGACCGTCGCGGACTCGAGGAAGCACGCAACCTGAACGCGGTGATCTTCGACAAGACGGGTACGCTCACTCTGGGCGAGCATCGCGTAGTGGAGATCGCGACCGCTGACGGCTTGGATGAGGACGAAGCGCTTCGTCTGGGCGCGGCGGTTGAGCAGGACTCGGAGCATCCCGTCGCGCGCGCGATCGTCACCAGTGCTCATGAGCGCGAGCTGAGTGTGCCGCGCGCACAGAACTTCGAGTCGATCACGGGCCACGGCGTGCGCGCTGATGTCGAAGGCAGGAGCCTGATGGAAGGCGGTCCGAACCTGCTTCGCAGATTCGAGCTCACACCGCCGCCTGGCCTCATCGAGGCGGCGGATCGTTTCGCCGCACGCGGGCAGGGCGCGATCTACCTGATCGAGGGCGACGCAGTGCTGGCGGTCTTCGCCGTTGCCGACAAGGTGCGCCCGGAATCACTGGAGGCCGTGCGTCGTCTGCATGACAACGGTATCGAGGTCGTGATGCTTACGGGCGATGCACGTGCCGTCGCCGATGCCGTCGCCGCCGAGCTCGGTATCGATACGGTATTCGCCGAAGTGCTGCCGGAGCAGAAGGCGGACAAGGTCAGGGAGCTGCAGAGTGCGGGGAAGCGGGTCGCAATGGTGGGGGACGGGGTGAACGATGCGCCCGCACTCGTCACCGCGGATGTCGGCATCGCGATCGGTGCAGGCACCGATGTCGCCGTGGAAGCCGGTGACGTCGTCCTGGTGCGCAGCGATCCACGCGATGTCGCGCGCATCGTCGAGCTGTCGAAGGCGACGTACCGCAAGATGGTGCAGAATCTGTGGTGGGCGGCAGGCTACAACATCGTGGCGATCCCGCTCGCCGCCGGTGTGCTCGCGGGGCGTGGCATCGTCCTGAACCCGGCGGTGGGTGCAGTGCTGATGTCGCTCAGCACCATCATTGTCGCGCTGAACGCGCAGCTGCTCCGGCGCGTCGAGCTCGAGTGACCGGCGCAAGTGAGTGACTGAGTGGCCGGCGGCGCCGTTCCGGGCAGCGCCGCCGGCGGTAGATCGATTCAGTCCGACTCGAGTCCGAACGCGGTAGCGAGCGGGCCGTTCGGCAGCCGTACCAGCCGCGGCCGGTAGAGCAGGACGGGCTGATGCGTAGCCTCCACCACCTTGTCCGCTACACTGCCGAGGACCATGCGGGACAGGCCGCTGCGGCCGTGCGTCGCGATGGCGAGGGCTGCACCGGGGCGGCTCGCCAGGGCATCGACGATGGCCGTCGCCGGATCCTCCGATTCGACCACGATGAGCTCAGCGTCCGGCAGACCGGCAGGCAGCCTGTCGGCCACCTCGTCCAGATAGGCGACCGCGTCCTCGCGATGCGTGATCTCGCGCTCGCCGTGAACCCCGTTCGGGCGAATCGTGCGCTGCGAGAACACATGCACCAGCGACAGTCGCGCACCGAGCCCCAGTGCGAGCGGCGCGACCGTGTCGAGGATCTGCTCCGAGAACGGTGAGCCGTCCAGCGACACCAGGAAGTGCTTCAGCTCACCATTGTCAAACGGCGCGTTCTCCGACTCCGGATGCACGCACAGCATGGGGATGTTGAAGTCGTGAACCAGCTGATGCGCCACGTCACCGTGCATCAGCCGTGAGATTCCCCTGCGTGCATGTGTCGCCATGACTACCAGGTCGGCCACGACATCCTGGATTTCCTGCTCGATCGCGCGCGCGGTCGACCCGTGGAGCACCCGCGTCGAGGCCCGCACGCCGTAGCGCAGCTCGATGTCGGCAGCGCGCTCCTCCAGCAGGGCCATCTCCTGCTCCAGCGCCTCGTTGTCACGCCGGATGCCGGCTTCCTCGACGTGCTGGTAGCGGTACTGCGGCATCGACTCGAGCGCGGCGTCGAGCTCGCGCGGTCGATGCACATGGACCAGCTCCAGCGCCGCGCCGGTGCGCGTGGCGATGGAGATGGCGTACGGCAGCGCGTGATCACCGAAATGCGTGCCGTCGAGTGGAACGAGTATGCGACGATACATGGGCACCTCCCTGTTGCCTCCAGCATTGCGCTGCGGCCACTGCGAGTCTGTAGGGGATCGCCCCATTCCCTGTAATCTGGGGCCGTTCGCCGCCCCCTGGTCAGCGCCTCGTTTCCGCCTCGCCCAGCTTCTCCGTCCGCAGCACATCCGGCTGCTCGCCCGTCACGAAACCCTTCGCCACCTCGAACAGTGCAACCGGGCGCGA encodes:
- a CDS encoding potassium channel family protein, yielding MSQAIGAAIVVFLTVDVFLTVFHAQGHAGPFTRLQMRAVWALARMVGVRRHGPPRDALLGLAAPFMVVLTLALWVLLLVIGFALIYLPHVQSFLFSPGGLRTPWWEALYYSGYTAATLGLGDMVPDLTGLRLLTVLEAFTGFALLSVSVTYMLAVYRELIAKRSLASDIAGYFRTGVTQVRHFMSGEGRNEVARWTEDITSSLLHVMEAHFQYPVLHYYRSSDPDRALPLQLAPLLRTFGDDSPRQDPVEHHPSLRSMRDAVRVYLMTVEDVFIPRRFHAAVDSGDSVERAHRRLLSYMAYDPEAQDV
- a CDS encoding copper-translocating P-type ATPase, whose amino-acid sequence is MKPHDHGHDAKPPAEPGYPAHPEVRHPPEHLTGSDADVHAEHAADHGAADHAAMDHTDHAAMDHADHSAMDPNDRAAMGHGGHGAHDKHEGHSVEMFRSKFWISLLLTIPTIIWGHMLADLTGYQPPHFTGSHWIAPLFGTLVFVYGGRVFIAGAVRELKDRLPGMMTLISLAITVAFVFSAAVTLGFDGMPLWEELATLVTIMLLGHWMEMRSIQQASGALNELAKLLPATASRVVDGGTEDVPVDALRAGDVVLIRPGAQVPADGVVIEGRSSVNESMITGESRTVDKVEESEVIAGTVNGAGSLRARVTGTGDTTKLAGIMRLVSQAQTSRSRAQALADRAAFWLTMIALGAGAVTLVVWLLAGATGAFTIERVVTVLVIACPHALGLAIPLVVAISTTIGARNGLLVRDRRGLEEARNLNAVIFDKTGTLTLGEHRVVEIATADGLDEDEALRLGAAVEQDSEHPVARAIVTSAHERELSVPRAQNFESITGHGVRADVEGRSLMEGGPNLLRRFELTPPPGLIEAADRFAARGQGAIYLIEGDAVLAVFAVADKVRPESLEAVRRLHDNGIEVVMLTGDARAVADAVAAELGIDTVFAEVLPEQKADKVRELQSAGKRVAMVGDGVNDAPALVTADVGIAIGAGTDVAVEAGDVVLVRSDPRDVARIVELSKATYRKMVQNLWWAAGYNIVAIPLAAGVLAGRGIVLNPAVGAVLMSLSTIIVALNAQLLRRVELE
- a CDS encoding universal stress protein, coding for MYRRILVPLDGTHFGDHALPYAISIATRTGAALELVHVHRPRELDAALESMPQYRYQHVEEAGIRRDNEALEQEMALLEERAADIELRYGVRASTRVLHGSTARAIEQEIQDVVADLVVMATHARRGISRLMHGDVAHQLVHDFNIPMLCVHPESENAPFDNGELKHFLVSLDGSPFSEQILDTVAPLALGLGARLSLVHVFSQRTIRPNGVHGEREITHREDAVAYLDEVADRLPAGLPDAELIVVESEDPATAIVDALASRPGAALAIATHGRSGLSRMVLGSVADKVVEATHQPVLLYRPRLVRLPNGPLATAFGLESD